From [Clostridium] symbiosum, a single genomic window includes:
- a CDS encoding Mbeg1-like protein, protein MPGLIDYIAAQGSQTLDESPLSAVDGLVFSAMSYIHLDGLIPDNPAQAPTVKEVADTIASLPERERLARVRSLEHQQLLEAMAESARFSGLRLTGFRDIKSPDLEMQFSALTVLMGNDAFVVFRGTDGTLIGWKEDFNLGFLDTVPGQWEACNYLSHMAALVPGSLWVGGHSKGGNLAVFAAACASPGIMDRLIAVYNYDGPGLSQAVLSTSGYRDILPLIRTFVPQSSVIGMLLGHEECYTVVLSNRKGLMQHDPYSWEIKDGGFVRLREVTQKSCLVDQALKKWITSLSPREREAFVDTVYEILQSSGASRTGELLLPDNILEIAKSLLKESPEVTLDKILLPLMALVRAAGETLASFYLGEIQL, encoded by the coding sequence ATGCCCGGTTTAATTGACTATATCGCCGCCCAGGGCAGCCAGACATTGGACGAATCTCCATTGTCCGCCGTGGACGGCCTTGTTTTTTCTGCAATGTCGTACATTCATCTCGACGGCCTGATACCAGACAATCCCGCTCAGGCCCCGACTGTAAAAGAAGTCGCGGATACCATCGCTTCGCTGCCGGAGAGAGAACGCCTTGCACGGGTCCGCTCCCTGGAACATCAGCAGTTACTCGAAGCCATGGCCGAAAGCGCCCGGTTTTCCGGCCTCAGGCTGACCGGTTTCAGGGATATCAAATCACCGGATCTGGAAATGCAGTTTTCCGCACTCACCGTTCTGATGGGGAACGACGCCTTTGTCGTGTTTCGCGGCACCGACGGCACGCTCATCGGCTGGAAGGAAGATTTCAACCTGGGTTTTCTCGATACCGTGCCGGGGCAATGGGAGGCCTGCAATTACCTGTCCCACATGGCGGCCCTCGTCCCCGGTTCCCTGTGGGTGGGCGGCCATTCCAAAGGCGGCAATTTGGCCGTATTTGCAGCCGCATGTGCCTCACCCGGCATTATGGACCGACTGATAGCCGTGTACAACTATGACGGTCCGGGGCTCAGCCAGGCGGTGCTCTCCACCTCCGGCTACCGCGATATTCTGCCTCTCATCCGCACCTTTGTCCCTCAGTCCTCGGTAATCGGAATGCTTCTGGGACATGAAGAATGCTATACGGTTGTTTTAAGCAACCGGAAAGGGCTGATGCAGCACGATCCCTATTCCTGGGAAATAAAAGACGGCGGTTTTGTCCGGCTGAGGGAAGTCACACAGAAGAGCTGCCTGGTGGATCAGGCGTTAAAGAAATGGATTACCTCCCTCTCCCCCCGGGAGCGCGAGGCCTTTGTGGACACTGTCTATGAAATTCTCCAATCCTCCGGAGCCAGCCGTACCGGGGAACTGCTGCTCCCCGACAACATCCTGGAAATAGCGAAGAGCCTTCTTAAGGAGTCTCCCGAGGTGACACTCGACAAAATCCTTCTTCCCCTGATGGCGCTTGTGAGGGCCGCCGGTGAAACACTGGCCTCCTTTTATCTGGGCGAAATCCAGCTATAA
- a CDS encoding diguanylate cyclase, with product MKSEKLQTKINKYFTVFIICIIITVSAVIGLYSSYKLQTETGENLTEMAGQISVQLDQFMWNHYHQLDLLEAANSLVSDGDYEIASGLINQLHESFPSFSWIGITDADGIVKASSGGILLESDISERPVFIEGAKGEFIGDVHDAKLLSDLLPNPSGEPLRFVDISTPLYDKEGNFNGVLAAHLNWDWAQERVAMTTESFSDSKKMEVLVLSKDFDVLLGPEKLIGRSLAQMFSQISEDGNSHWASITWPDHQKYLTGFVTSTGYDDYNGLGWTVVVRQPIKIAYKDIAQLMFLVFASGGVLLFLFIILGTIITKKLTEPLNRLSEVATLLKSGQKAAMPDHNGIYELENLESALSNLFSDLNLTDAALSKMKTIAITDPLTGLKNRRAFENDIDECSRTFDRSAHSLAILYLDLDGFKVVNDQYGHDIGDKLLSEVSNRLKKAVQSDEILSRIGGDEFLIALTVPTDDTASAVEYAALRIIKEINYPFFLENNEIHVGCSIGASIYPEDSTELQTVIKYADKALYYSKSHGKNIFTVYSAITVE from the coding sequence ATGAAATCAGAGAAGCTGCAGACAAAAATAAATAAGTATTTTACAGTATTCATTATCTGCATCATTATAACGGTGTCGGCGGTGATAGGCTTATACTCAAGCTATAAGCTGCAGACAGAAACAGGTGAAAACCTGACTGAAATGGCCGGGCAGATTTCGGTGCAGCTCGATCAGTTTATGTGGAATCACTACCATCAGCTGGATTTGCTGGAAGCGGCGAATTCGCTTGTCTCCGACGGAGATTATGAGATTGCATCGGGGCTGATTAATCAGCTTCACGAATCATTCCCGTCTTTTTCCTGGATTGGAATCACCGATGCGGATGGTATAGTTAAGGCGTCCAGCGGTGGCATCCTGCTGGAATCGGATATCTCAGAGAGGCCGGTATTCATCGAAGGGGCAAAGGGGGAGTTTATTGGTGATGTCCACGATGCCAAACTGCTTTCCGATTTACTGCCGAATCCGTCGGGAGAACCACTCCGTTTTGTTGATATCAGCACGCCGCTTTATGATAAGGAGGGGAACTTCAATGGCGTTTTGGCCGCCCACTTAAATTGGGACTGGGCCCAGGAACGCGTTGCAATGACGACCGAATCTTTTAGCGACAGCAAAAAGATGGAAGTGCTTGTGCTCAGTAAGGATTTCGATGTTTTGCTGGGGCCGGAAAAGCTGATTGGCCGGTCACTGGCACAGATGTTTTCACAAATAAGCGAGGATGGCAATTCTCATTGGGCCTCAATAACATGGCCGGATCATCAAAAATATCTGACGGGTTTTGTCACTTCAACCGGTTACGATGACTATAATGGTCTTGGATGGACCGTTGTGGTACGCCAGCCGATTAAGATTGCCTATAAAGATATTGCTCAGCTGATGTTTCTGGTCTTTGCAAGCGGAGGGGTTCTTCTGTTCCTGTTTATTATTCTCGGTACGATTATAACTAAAAAACTCACCGAACCTTTGAACCGGCTATCTGAGGTGGCCACGCTTTTAAAGTCGGGACAGAAGGCGGCTATGCCTGACCATAACGGCATTTATGAGCTGGAAAATCTAGAATCGGCCCTGTCAAATTTGTTCAGTGATTTGAATCTTACCGATGCTGCACTGAGCAAAATGAAGACTATAGCAATCACCGACCCGCTGACTGGCCTCAAAAACAGAAGAGCCTTTGAAAATGATATCGATGAGTGCAGCAGGACGTTTGACCGTTCGGCACACTCTCTGGCGATTCTTTATTTGGATTTAGACGGATTCAAAGTCGTGAATGACCAATATGGCCATGATATTGGAGATAAATTACTTTCAGAGGTGTCGAACCGGCTTAAAAAAGCCGTACAGAGCGATGAAATCCTTTCCAGGATCGGAGGTGATGAATTCCTGATTGCACTGACCGTTCCGACGGATGATACGGCTTCGGCCGTGGAGTATGCAGCCTTGCGGATTATTAAAGAAATCAATTATCCTTTCTTTTTGGAAAACAATGAAATCCACGTTGGATGCAGCATAGGGGCATCCATTTATCCGGAGGACAGCACAGAGCTTCAAACGGTCATCAAATATGCTGACAAGGCGTTATACTATTCAAAATCCCATGGTAAAAACATATTTACCGTTTATTCAGCCATCACAGTTGAGTGA
- the atpC gene encoding ATP synthase F1 subunit epsilon, with protein sequence MEQISTFGLELYSSTQMFYKGRARFINLPATDGGHTFLPHHENVIVALVPGTTTIITENGEEITAVTGSGFAEMINNRVQVFVHSAEYPDEIDINRAREAKERAEEQLRQKQSIAEYHRSKMELARAMSRISEAGKRK encoded by the coding sequence ATGGAACAGATATCCACATTTGGCCTAGAACTGTATTCCAGCACGCAGATGTTTTATAAAGGGAGGGCGCGTTTTATCAACCTTCCGGCAACGGACGGCGGGCATACCTTCCTGCCTCACCATGAGAATGTAATCGTTGCCCTTGTACCGGGTACGACGACGATTATCACGGAGAACGGGGAGGAGATCACGGCTGTCACGGGTTCCGGATTTGCCGAGATGATCAACAACCGTGTCCAGGTTTTTGTCCATTCGGCAGAATATCCCGATGAGATTGATATCAACAGGGCCAGAGAGGCCAAGGAGCGTGCCGAAGAGCAGCTGCGCCAGAAGCAGTCCATTGCGGAGTACCACAGAAGCAAGATGGAGCTGGCAAGAGCCATGTCCCGTATCAGCGAGGCCGGGAAACGCAAGTGA
- the atpD gene encoding F0F1 ATP synthase subunit beta, which produces MDTGRIIQVMGPVVDVSFEGGVLPHLRDALKVQNGDRTCIMEAAQHMGNNVVRCIMLAASEGLHKDMEVIPTGQGISVPVGDHNLGRLFNVLGETIDGGEGLDGEEHWVIHRDPPSFEDQSPVVEVLETGIKVIDLLAPYAKGGKIGLFGGAGVGKTVLIQELIQNIATEHGGYSIFTGVGERSREGNDLWVEMKESGVLEKTALVFGQMNEPPGARMRVAETGLTMAEYFRDKEHQDVLLFIDNIFRFVQAGSEVSALLGRMPSAVGYQPTLANEMGELQERIASTKEGSVTSVQAVYVPADDLTDPAPATTFAHLDATTVLSRKIVEQGIYPAVDPLESTSRILEAEVVGEEHYETARRVQEILQKYKELQDIIAILGMEELSEEDKITVYRARKIQKFLSQPFHVAETFTGVPGKFVPLKETIKGFKMILDGEMDEYPENAFFNVGSIEDVKAKAEQEKTGGQ; this is translated from the coding sequence ATGGACACAGGCAGAATTATTCAGGTCATGGGACCTGTTGTGGATGTTTCATTTGAAGGCGGTGTTCTGCCCCACTTGAGGGATGCCCTGAAAGTTCAGAACGGGGACAGAACCTGCATCATGGAGGCCGCCCAGCATATGGGCAATAATGTGGTCCGCTGCATTATGCTGGCCGCCAGTGAGGGCCTTCATAAAGATATGGAAGTAATTCCTACGGGACAGGGAATCAGTGTTCCGGTAGGAGATCATAACCTGGGACGTCTTTTCAATGTCCTTGGGGAGACTATCGACGGAGGAGAAGGGCTGGATGGCGAGGAGCACTGGGTAATCCACCGGGATCCGCCGTCATTTGAGGACCAGAGCCCGGTAGTTGAGGTTCTGGAGACGGGAATCAAGGTAATCGATCTTCTGGCTCCCTATGCAAAAGGCGGAAAAATCGGTCTGTTTGGAGGGGCCGGAGTCGGCAAGACAGTTCTGATTCAGGAGCTGATTCAGAATATCGCCACGGAACACGGCGGCTATTCTATATTCACCGGAGTTGGAGAGCGTTCCAGGGAAGGCAACGACCTCTGGGTTGAGATGAAGGAGTCGGGAGTTCTCGAGAAGACGGCTTTGGTATTCGGACAGATGAACGAGCCGCCGGGAGCCCGTATGAGGGTTGCGGAGACCGGTCTTACGATGGCTGAGTATTTCCGTGACAAAGAGCACCAGGATGTGCTTCTGTTTATTGATAATATTTTCCGTTTCGTCCAGGCGGGCTCCGAGGTTTCGGCGCTGCTCGGCCGTATGCCGTCGGCAGTAGGCTACCAGCCGACGCTTGCCAATGAGATGGGAGAACTGCAGGAGAGAATTGCATCGACGAAAGAAGGTTCCGTAACAAGCGTCCAGGCGGTTTATGTCCCTGCGGACGATTTGACCGACCCGGCGCCGGCCACGACATTCGCCCATCTGGACGCCACGACGGTACTTTCCAGAAAGATTGTGGAGCAGGGTATCTATCCAGCGGTGGATCCACTGGAATCCACCTCCCGCATTCTGGAGGCGGAGGTAGTCGGTGAGGAGCACTATGAGACGGCCAGACGCGTCCAGGAGATCCTCCAGAAATATAAAGAGCTTCAGGATATTATTGCTATCCTTGGTATGGAAGAGCTTTCCGAGGAAGATAAGATAACGGTTTACAGAGCCAGAAAAATCCAGAAATTCCTTTCACAGCCGTTCCATGTGGCTGAGACATTTACCGGTGTACCGGGAAAATTCGTGCCGCTGAAGGAGACGATCAAGGGATTCAAGATGATCCTGGACGGTGAGATGGATGAGTACCCGGAAAATGCATTCTTCAACGTTGGTTCCATTGAGGATGTGAAGGCAAAAGCGGAGCAGGAGAAGACGGGAGGGCAGTAA
- the atpG gene encoding ATP synthase F1 subunit gamma, with protein sequence MASMKEIQTRMKSIQDTMKITNAMYLISSSKMKKAKKTLTDTEPYFFGVQRAMDRLLRHLPENEKENRYLDQRPEIPPEERKFGLIVVTADKGLNGAYNHNIIKMAEERLKLPGHRKLYVLGVVGRQYFDKVKGVDMDGSFRYTVQKPTMHRARLISETMVDGFLNRELDEVYILFTEMVNSMKEEPRLKQLLPLKRADFEPSQMLTGVMQENISLFPSADEVMDNMVPNYLTGIIYGCLVEAYASEHNARMMAMRSSTDNAGEMLKELSIQYNRARQAAITQEITEVVSGANAQKRKG encoded by the coding sequence ATGGCAAGTATGAAAGAGATCCAGACCAGGATGAAGAGCATCCAGGATACGATGAAGATCACAAATGCCATGTACCTGATATCCTCATCCAAGATGAAAAAGGCGAAAAAGACGCTGACGGATACGGAACCGTATTTCTTTGGCGTGCAGCGCGCAATGGACAGATTGCTCCGCCATCTTCCCGAAAATGAGAAGGAGAACCGGTATCTGGATCAGCGCCCCGAAATTCCACCGGAAGAACGGAAATTCGGACTGATTGTGGTCACTGCCGATAAAGGATTAAACGGAGCTTACAACCATAATATCATTAAGATGGCCGAGGAGAGGCTGAAACTTCCGGGACACAGGAAACTGTATGTGCTGGGAGTCGTGGGACGGCAGTATTTCGACAAGGTGAAGGGCGTGGACATGGACGGCAGTTTCAGGTATACGGTCCAGAAACCGACGATGCACCGGGCGAGACTGATATCCGAGACCATGGTCGACGGCTTCTTAAACAGGGAGCTGGATGAGGTGTATATCCTGTTTACGGAGATGGTCAACTCGATGAAGGAAGAACCGAGGCTGAAACAGCTGCTTCCGCTCAAAAGGGCTGATTTTGAACCGTCCCAGATGCTGACGGGAGTCATGCAGGAGAATATCAGCCTGTTCCCGTCTGCGGACGAAGTGATGGACAATATGGTGCCGAACTATCTGACCGGCATTATCTACGGCTGCCTGGTGGAGGCATACGCCAGTGAGCATAACGCCCGTATGATGGCAATGCGCTCTTCCACGGACAACGCGGGGGAGATGCTTAAAGAACTGTCGATCCAGTATAACCGGGCCAGACAGGCCGCCATCACCCAGGAAATCACGGAAGTTGTCAGCGGTGCGAACGCGCAAAAAAGAAAGGGATAA
- the atpA gene encoding F0F1 ATP synthase subunit alpha yields the protein MSSINSDEIISILKEEIANYDDICKEQETGTVISVGDGIARIYGMDHAMYGEVVTFESGLKGMVQDVRQDSIGCILFGKDTEVGEGTRVARTGKKAGIPVGDACIGRVIDALGAPIDGKGEIKTDDYRPVEQEAPGIIDRQAVNQPLETGILSIDSMFPIGRGQRELIIGDRQTGKTSIATDTILNQKGKDVICIYVAIGQKASTIAKLVSTFEKYGAMDYTTVMASTASDCAPLQYIAPYAGTALAEYFMHKGKDVLIVYDDLSKHAVAYRALSLLLGRSPGREAYPGDVFYLHSRLLERSSRLSEALGGGSITALPIIETQAGDVSAYIPTNVISITDGQIFLESDLFFAGMRPAVNVGLSVSRVGGAAQFKAMKKASGSIRIDLAQYREMEVFTQFSSDLDASTKNQLQYGKSLMELLKQPLYHPLSLHEQVITLCAATHRIFMDVEVKEIKPFQEDMLRYFEEIHPEIVKEIDEKKELPQTLIDRIAKAAEEYKADRGR from the coding sequence GTGAGTTCGATTAATTCAGATGAAATTATTTCCATACTGAAAGAGGAAATAGCAAATTATGACGATATATGCAAGGAGCAGGAGACGGGAACCGTCATCTCCGTGGGCGATGGAATTGCCAGAATTTACGGCATGGATCATGCCATGTATGGCGAGGTCGTAACTTTTGAGTCGGGCCTCAAGGGAATGGTGCAGGATGTCCGCCAGGACAGCATCGGCTGTATCCTGTTCGGCAAGGATACCGAGGTCGGCGAGGGAACCCGCGTTGCAAGAACCGGTAAGAAAGCCGGAATCCCGGTAGGGGATGCCTGCATCGGCCGTGTTATCGACGCCCTGGGAGCTCCGATTGACGGCAAGGGTGAGATAAAGACGGATGACTACCGTCCCGTAGAACAGGAGGCTCCGGGAATTATCGACCGTCAGGCGGTCAACCAGCCCCTGGAGACCGGAATCCTGTCCATCGACTCCATGTTCCCCATAGGAAGGGGACAGAGAGAGCTTATCATCGGTGACCGCCAGACCGGTAAGACATCGATCGCCACCGATACGATCCTGAACCAGAAGGGGAAGGATGTAATCTGTATCTATGTGGCAATCGGACAGAAGGCGTCCACCATTGCAAAGCTGGTATCCACCTTTGAGAAATACGGAGCCATGGATTACACGACGGTTATGGCCTCCACGGCCAGCGACTGTGCGCCGCTTCAGTACATTGCGCCCTATGCGGGAACTGCTCTGGCGGAGTATTTTATGCATAAGGGAAAAGATGTGCTGATTGTATACGACGACCTGTCCAAACATGCGGTGGCATACCGCGCCCTGTCCTTACTGTTAGGACGTTCACCGGGACGTGAGGCATATCCGGGTGACGTATTCTACCTGCATTCCAGGCTGCTGGAGCGTTCCAGCCGTCTGAGCGAGGCTCTGGGCGGAGGTTCCATCACGGCCCTGCCCATCATCGAGACGCAGGCTGGAGATGTGTCGGCCTATATTCCGACCAACGTTATCTCCATCACCGACGGCCAGATCTTTCTGGAGAGCGATCTGTTCTTCGCAGGCATGAGGCCGGCGGTAAACGTCGGGCTTTCCGTATCGCGTGTCGGCGGAGCCGCACAGTTTAAGGCGATGAAAAAGGCGTCGGGAAGTATCCGTATCGATTTGGCCCAGTACCGTGAGATGGAAGTCTTTACCCAGTTCAGTTCTGATTTGGACGCATCAACGAAGAATCAGCTGCAGTACGGAAAATCTCTGATGGAACTTTTAAAACAGCCGCTTTACCATCCGCTCAGCCTTCACGAGCAGGTCATCACGCTGTGTGCGGCCACTCACAGGATTTTTATGGATGTGGAAGTGAAAGAGATTAAACCGTTTCAGGAAGATATGCTCCGCTATTTTGAGGAGATCCATCCCGAGATTGTAAAAGAAATAGATGAGAAGAAGGAACTGCCGCAGACGCTGATTGACAGAATCGCAAAAGCGGCGGAGGAATATAAAGCTGACAGAGGCAGGTGA
- the atpH gene encoding ATP synthase F1 subunit delta gives MRQTSVNYARVLADLSVPVEDLREAVRLLNETPALRRILESPLVSRDKKERVIDRIFPEPVRNFLKVACLHEKTGQIEEIFECYEEYLRQQEGIMKVLLTCVTPPSKEQLQGIEKFLCSKYQKKDVIFEIKKDPSLLGGFVLKAGDYEYDYSLDGRLKRLKQQLTRR, from the coding sequence ATGAGACAGACATCCGTTAATTATGCCCGCGTTCTGGCAGACCTGTCTGTTCCGGTGGAAGATTTAAGAGAGGCTGTGAGGCTGCTTAATGAGACACCTGCTTTGAGACGGATTCTGGAAAGCCCATTGGTTTCCCGGGACAAGAAAGAGAGGGTGATTGACCGGATATTTCCGGAGCCTGTCAGAAATTTTCTGAAGGTGGCCTGTCTGCATGAAAAGACAGGACAAATTGAGGAAATTTTTGAATGCTACGAGGAATATTTAAGGCAGCAGGAAGGAATCATGAAAGTCCTGCTTACCTGTGTGACACCTCCTTCCAAAGAGCAGCTTCAGGGAATAGAGAAGTTTCTGTGCAGTAAATATCAGAAAAAAGACGTGATTTTTGAGATTAAAAAGGATCCGTCGCTGCTGGGCGGTTTTGTCCTGAAGGCCGGAGATTATGAATATGATTACAGCCTGGACGGACGGCTTAAGAGGCTTAAACAGCAATTAACGCGGAGGTGA
- the atpF gene encoding F0F1 ATP synthase subunit B — protein sequence MLQLNWSLVFEIINLIILCLLLKKFLIKPVTAVMDKRQAEISEGLLNARNSEAQANELKGRYEDALKNARSESGRMIEEAKKRAREESDRILKEAGDQAADIMRKAEKNIESEKEKTMADLQSRIAELALAAARKVAGSTEREADDMLLYDQFLNNAAMDAVMKPEGNGESR from the coding sequence GTGTTACAGTTAAACTGGAGCCTTGTCTTTGAAATCATTAACCTGATTATCCTCTGTCTTCTACTTAAAAAATTTCTGATTAAACCTGTGACTGCCGTTATGGATAAGAGGCAGGCGGAGATTTCCGAGGGGCTTTTGAACGCCAGAAACAGCGAGGCCCAGGCAAATGAGCTTAAGGGCCGTTATGAAGATGCCCTCAAGAATGCCAGAAGCGAGTCCGGACGCATGATTGAAGAAGCGAAAAAGCGTGCACGGGAAGAATCGGATCGGATTCTTAAAGAGGCCGGTGATCAGGCGGCAGACATTATGAGGAAAGCAGAGAAGAATATCGAAAGCGAAAAAGAAAAAACCATGGCTGACCTCCAGTCCCGCATTGCAGAGCTGGCTTTGGCCGCAGCCAGAAAAGTGGCCGGGAGTACGGAACGTGAGGCAGATGACATGCTTCTGTACGATCAGTTCCTGAATAATGCAGCAATGGATGCGGTGATGAAACCCGAAGGTAATGGCGAAAGCAGGTGA
- the atpE gene encoding ATP synthase F0 subunit C has protein sequence MSTLIAIGAAVAVLTGIGAGIGIGIATSKAVEAIARQPEAESKISKALLLGCALAEATAIYGFVIALVIILFLK, from the coding sequence ATGTCTACATTAATCGCAATCGGAGCAGCAGTCGCTGTACTTACAGGTATTGGAGCAGGTATTGGTATCGGTATCGCAACTTCTAAAGCAGTGGAAGCCATTGCAAGGCAGCCTGAGGCTGAGAGTAAAATCAGCAAGGCCTTACTTCTTGGATGTGCTCTGGCAGAGGCTACCGCTATTTACGGTTTCGTTATTGCCCTTGTAATTATCTTATTCTTAAAATAA
- a CDS encoding F0F1 ATP synthase subunit A: MEELNAKVAFTIPVFGGIPIYESVVATWFIMAVLVLLSIIFVRNLKVENPGKLQLFLETSIGFLRDFFLDLVGEEGKGYIPYLISTALFIGVANLIGIAGITPPTKDLNVTAALAVISIAVIEYAGFHKKGMKGFMKSFAEPVAFILPINIMEIAIRPVSLCMRLFGNVLGSFVVMELIKLVAPLIVPIPFSFYFDIFDGLIQAYVFVFLTALFIKEQLD; the protein is encoded by the coding sequence ATGGAAGAGCTGAACGCTAAAGTCGCATTTACGATACCCGTATTTGGAGGAATCCCGATTTACGAGTCCGTGGTGGCTACATGGTTTATCATGGCGGTTCTGGTTCTCCTTTCCATCATCTTTGTAAGAAATCTCAAGGTTGAGAACCCCGGGAAGCTTCAGTTGTTCCTGGAAACTTCAATCGGGTTTTTAAGAGATTTCTTCCTGGATTTGGTCGGGGAAGAAGGAAAAGGGTACATTCCTTATCTGATTTCAACGGCGCTATTTATCGGCGTAGCCAACCTGATTGGCATCGCAGGCATCACACCGCCCACGAAGGATTTGAATGTAACTGCCGCACTGGCTGTCATCAGCATCGCGGTAATCGAGTATGCCGGGTTTCATAAGAAAGGCATGAAGGGATTCATGAAGAGTTTTGCAGAACCGGTGGCGTTTATACTGCCAATCAATATTATGGAGATTGCCATTCGTCCCGTGTCTCTGTGCATGCGGCTTTTCGGCAACGTGCTGGGCTCATTCGTAGTAATGGAATTAATCAAATTGGTGGCCCCGCTCATTGTGCCGATACCGTTCAGTTTTTATTTTGATATTTTTGACGGTCTGATTCAGGCGTATGTATTTGTCTTCCTGACCGCCCTGTTTATTAAGGAACAACTGGACTGA
- a CDS encoding N-acetylmuramoyl-L-alanine amidase, giving the protein MNRKNISGTKLKWTAALVTAMLLAGPAQTVFAGDTVYVNCDVLRCRSSEEIKDSNIVTNFHYGDKLERISTNGDWTVVLVNGQKRYVATAYLSTSQPAGKPSGQSTSSAGTETGASASTSSGTEIGLFSGYKYADFSKINSGKAILYKSTAASRKNKTVCVNAGHGTKGGGSVKTLCHPDGTAKVTGGTTSAGATTAVAVSSGMTFADGTAESKVTLAMAKILKDRLLAQGYDVLMIRESDDVQLDNIARTVIANNNADCHIALHWDSTSSNKGCFFMSVPNNASYRAMEPVASHWQQHNKLGEALITGLKGAGNKIFSGGSMEMDLTQTSFSTIPSIDIELGDKASSHSTDTLNQLADGLVSGVNSFFGF; this is encoded by the coding sequence ATGAATCGTAAGAACATATCGGGAACAAAGTTAAAGTGGACGGCTGCCCTCGTAACAGCCATGCTGCTTGCCGGTCCGGCCCAGACGGTTTTTGCCGGGGACACGGTTTATGTAAACTGTGACGTACTCAGGTGCCGTTCGTCGGAAGAGATTAAAGACAGCAATATTGTAACAAATTTCCATTATGGAGATAAGCTGGAGCGCATTTCCACGAATGGGGACTGGACCGTGGTTTTGGTAAACGGACAGAAACGCTATGTGGCAACCGCCTATCTGAGCACCTCACAGCCTGCCGGAAAACCGTCCGGCCAGAGTACATCATCCGCAGGAACCGAGACCGGAGCTTCGGCATCCACTTCATCGGGAACCGAGATCGGCTTGTTCAGCGGGTATAAATATGCGGATTTTTCCAAGATCAACAGTGGGAAGGCCATCCTCTATAAAAGTACGGCGGCTTCCAGAAAGAATAAGACGGTCTGTGTCAACGCGGGCCACGGAACAAAGGGCGGCGGCAGCGTGAAGACCCTCTGCCATCCGGACGGAACCGCGAAGGTGACAGGCGGCACGACCAGTGCAGGAGCAACCACAGCCGTTGCCGTTTCCAGCGGCATGACATTTGCAGACGGTACGGCGGAGAGCAAGGTGACTCTGGCGATGGCGAAGATCTTAAAAGACCGTCTCCTTGCACAGGGGTACGATGTGCTGATGATCCGCGAGTCGGACGATGTACAGCTTGATAATATTGCGAGGACTGTAATTGCCAATAACAATGCGGACTGCCATATTGCCCTGCACTGGGATTCCACCAGCAGCAATAAGGGGTGCTTTTTCATGAGCGTTCCAAACAACGCCTCTTACCGGGCCATGGAGCCGGTGGCCTCCCACTGGCAGCAGCACAACAAGCTGGGCGAGGCGCTGATAACGGGACTGAAGGGCGCGGGAAACAAGATTTTCTCGGGCGGGAGTATGGAGATGGATCTGACACAGACTTCCTTCTCGACGATTCCGAGCATTGATATCGAACTGGGTGACAAGGCGTCCAGCCATTCCACGGATACGCTGAACCAGCTGGCGGACGGGCTGGTGTCCGGCGTGAATTCATTTTTCGGATTTTAA